In a single window of the Phycisphaerae bacterium genome:
- a CDS encoding thioredoxin family protein yields MPGPAEELAARPRRPDQVALVGIPTIRTHLPAGRRRTHDGLRAARAIPAALLVVAGLTGCSPIRWEVSYERALQVAAERRTRVLVAFHSVVNADCRAMDAEVFSDANVQKHVRQYVPVRLDPLIHRQLAKQFGVETVPAFLVVRPDGAVVGGRGGRMDAEQFGYFLIRSRFN; encoded by the coding sequence ATGCCAGGCCCGGCAGAAGAACTGGCCGCCCGTCCCCGTCGCCCTGACCAGGTCGCCCTGGTCGGCATCCCGACCATTCGGACCCATTTGCCCGCCGGCCGTCGGCGAACTCACGACGGCCTTCGGGCGGCTCGGGCCATCCCCGCCGCCCTGCTGGTCGTGGCGGGATTGACGGGGTGTAGCCCAATTCGCTGGGAGGTGAGCTACGAGCGGGCCCTGCAGGTGGCGGCAGAACGGCGCACCCGCGTCCTGGTCGCATTCCACTCCGTGGTCAACGCTGACTGCCGGGCGATGGACGCCGAAGTGTTCTCCGACGCCAACGTCCAGAAGCACGTTCGCCAGTATGTCCCCGTCCGCCTTGATCCGCTCATCCATCGGCAGCTGGCGAAGCAGTTCGGAGTCGAGACGGTCCCCGCCTTCCTGGTCGTTCGCCCGGACGGCGCGGTGGTGGGAGGCCGGGGCGGCAGGATGGACGCCGAGCAGTTCGGCTATTTCCTGATCAGGAGCAGGTTCAACTGA
- a CDS encoding histidinol-phosphatase HisJ family protein, whose protein sequence is MKLYDQHLHSANSVDSRSDPSEVVRAAIGAGLAGVTFTEHYDPHESEWDVCIYDYERIAQAVAVLREQYGDQIFIGHGIEVDYQRERMPYILDHLTSHRFDLVILAVHFFDGRALHHREHWGSLSPDAATRAYLATVLEAAQLALELDRRGQRPFDVLAHLDLVKRYTQRYFGCYDVASHQAAIDSILQTCLAANLIPELNCSSLRQSLPETLPADWAVRRYAELGGRAMTLGSDAHALEHVGAGLNEGAAILQQNAIKHQAIFMNRQRYDLPLEDEDREVGHASRG, encoded by the coding sequence ATGAAGCTCTATGATCAACACCTGCACTCCGCGAACTCGGTCGACAGCCGATCCGATCCCAGCGAGGTGGTGCGCGCGGCGATCGGGGCCGGACTGGCGGGCGTCACCTTCACCGAGCATTACGACCCCCACGAGAGCGAGTGGGACGTCTGCATCTACGACTACGAGCGCATCGCCCAGGCCGTGGCCGTGCTTCGGGAACAGTACGGCGACCAGATCTTCATCGGCCACGGCATTGAGGTTGACTACCAGCGGGAGCGCATGCCCTACATTCTTGATCATCTGACCAGCCATCGGTTTGACCTCGTCATTCTCGCCGTCCATTTCTTCGACGGTCGCGCCCTCCACCACCGGGAGCACTGGGGCAGCCTGTCGCCGGATGCAGCAACCCGGGCTTATCTGGCCACCGTCCTGGAGGCCGCCCAACTGGCCCTTGAGCTGGACCGCCGGGGACAACGGCCGTTCGACGTCCTGGCTCACCTGGACCTAGTCAAACGCTACACCCAGCGCTACTTCGGCTGCTACGACGTCGCCTCGCACCAGGCCGCGATCGACAGTATTCTGCAGACCTGCCTGGCCGCCAACCTGATCCCTGAACTCAACTGCAGCAGCCTGAGGCAATCGCTGCCCGAGACTCTGCCCGCGGATTGGGCCGTGCGACGCTATGCCGAACTCGGCGGTCGGGCGATGACCTTGGGCAGCGACGCCCATGCCCTGGAGCACGTGGGGGCGGGGCTGAATGAGGGGGCTGCCATTCTCCAGCAGAACGCGATCAAGCACCAGGCGATCTTCATGAACCGCCAACGTTATGATCTGCCTCTGGAAGACGAAGACCGCGAGGTGGGCCATGCCTCCAGGGGCTGA
- a CDS encoding arylsulfatase yields the protein MQHRIFASLSASLVLAFASGLAAQSQPNIVLIYADDLGYGDVSCYGATSLKTPNIDRLTEQGLRFTDAHGAAATCTPSRYAMLTGEYAWRRKGTGILPGDARLIIEPGRTTLASVLKDAGYATGVVGKWHLGLGNGALDWNREIRPGPLELGFDYCFLIPATGDRVPCVYVENHRVVGLDPKDPLRVSYASPVGDEPTGKNNPELLKIQPSHGHDQTIVNGISRIGYMSGGKAARWVDEDMADTIAAKAVAFIEQQKARPFFLYFATHDVHVPRVPHPRFSGKSGMGPRGDVILQFDACVGRILNTLDRLGLAENTLVILSSDNGPVVDDGYRDEAATRLGDHRPAGPWRGGKYSIFEGGTRVPMLIRWPRRVRPGTSPALVCQVDFLASFAALVGRKLGPEDGPDSLDVLPALLGDSRGGREELVEQAGTLALRRGDWKYIEPGKGPRRNAATHTELGNDSRPQVYNLGDDPAEARNLAAHRSPDAEGLDERLQTIRRSGRSRP from the coding sequence ATGCAGCACCGGATCTTCGCATCTCTCAGTGCGTCGCTGGTCCTGGCGTTCGCGTCCGGGCTTGCGGCCCAATCGCAACCCAACATCGTGTTGATCTACGCCGATGACCTCGGCTACGGCGATGTCAGCTGCTATGGGGCCACGAGCCTCAAGACGCCGAACATCGATCGGCTCACCGAGCAGGGCTTGCGGTTCACCGATGCCCATGGGGCGGCCGCAACCTGTACGCCCTCGCGATATGCCATGCTCACCGGTGAGTACGCCTGGCGCCGAAAGGGTACAGGCATCCTGCCCGGCGATGCCCGATTGATCATCGAGCCCGGCCGGACGACGCTGGCATCCGTTTTGAAGGACGCAGGCTACGCGACCGGTGTTGTCGGCAAGTGGCATCTGGGGCTCGGAAACGGAGCCCTAGACTGGAACAGGGAGATCAGGCCCGGCCCGCTCGAGTTGGGTTTCGACTACTGCTTCCTGATCCCTGCGACTGGTGACCGAGTACCCTGCGTTTACGTCGAGAATCACCGTGTTGTCGGCCTGGATCCGAAGGACCCCCTCCGGGTGAGCTATGCCTCCCCGGTGGGCGATGAGCCTACAGGCAAAAACAACCCTGAGCTTCTTAAGATCCAACCCAGCCACGGGCACGATCAGACCATCGTTAACGGCATCAGTCGAATCGGGTACATGAGCGGTGGAAAGGCGGCCCGGTGGGTGGACGAGGATATGGCCGATACGATTGCCGCGAAGGCGGTCGCGTTCATTGAACAACAGAAGGCCCGGCCGTTCTTTCTCTACTTCGCGACTCACGACGTTCACGTGCCCAGGGTTCCGCACCCGCGTTTCTCGGGCAAGAGCGGCATGGGGCCTCGGGGCGATGTCATCCTCCAGTTCGATGCGTGCGTCGGCCGAATCCTCAATACCCTCGACCGGCTGGGCTTGGCAGAGAACACGCTCGTGATTCTGAGCAGCGACAACGGCCCGGTGGTGGACGACGGCTACCGGGACGAGGCGGCGACCCGACTCGGCGATCACAGGCCGGCCGGGCCCTGGCGGGGCGGTAAGTACAGCATCTTCGAGGGCGGCACGCGCGTACCCATGCTGATCCGCTGGCCCAGGCGGGTCAGGCCCGGCACGAGCCCGGCCCTGGTGTGCCAGGTCGATTTCCTGGCATCATTTGCTGCTCTGGTCGGACGCAAGCTGGGTCCCGAGGACGGCCCGGACAGTCTTGACGTGTTGCCCGCCCTGCTGGGCGACTCCCGCGGCGGCCGCGAGGAACTCGTCGAGCAGGCGGGCACCCTCGCCCTCCGCCGGGGCGACTGGAAGTACATTGAGCCCGGCAAGGGCCCCAGGCGAAATGCGGCCACCCACACCGAACTGGGCAACGATTCCCGCCCGCAGGTCTACAACCTGGGCGACGACCCGGCCGAAGCCAGAAACCTGGCGGCCCATCGGTCGCCGGATGCAGAGGGCTTGGACGAGCGACTTCAGACTATCCGCCGGTCAGGTCGATCGCGGCCATGA